Proteins from one Telopea speciosissima isolate NSW1024214 ecotype Mountain lineage chromosome 1, Tspe_v1, whole genome shotgun sequence genomic window:
- the LOC122663611 gene encoding protein WVD2-like 4, which yields MESENGVVLEHANDVMDITPVVESSALNVNKENENADNVADVSQMNGISENLSEVDAVDSSGAEAQAAMAVAGSKGSNPSKKAGSGRNDGLKKNKISKDQASLKAPITVSRTQRPRLSQSLSFPARGILANGSKKITDGKPVKTNAKHTEANGTVSGPSSRRTTLASVPSIRQSLVGKSSLVNKSLNDPPSKDSQSHDQNKKVAAKALSVKDDEDTRSSSSTPRSQRRISGSGFNFRLDERAEKRKEFFSKLEEKTHVKEVERTNLQAKTKESQEAEIKQLRKSLTFKAAPMPNFYKEPPPKIELKKIPTTRPISPKLGRHKSSSTAAENSLEVGGTCRSPRPSLDHNKLAKGEQENHSGDSVASKKPLRKSLSKLSSQKSMKSTEKPLKLKAKTTDVGNVNHNEETQENQDKSLDCVDSEARTEVECDKNPTEKDETINLPEPEITSEEVGVKG from the exons ATGGAGTCTGAAAACGGGGTTGTCTTGGAGCATGCAAATGATGTCATGGATATAACTCCCGTAGTGGAAAGTTCCGCTTTGAATGTAAACAAAGAGAACGAGAATGCAGACAACGTTGCAGATGTTTCGCAAATGAATGGCATCTCTGAAAATTTATCAGAAGTTGATGCCGTTGATTCTTCTGGTGCTGAGGCTCAAGCTGCCATGGCTGTGGCCGGAAGTAAAGGGTCGAATCCTTCTAAG AAAGCTGGATCTGGTCGCAATGATGGtttgaaaaagaataaaatctCCAAGGATCAAGCAAGCCTTAAGGCTCCAATAACAGTTTCTCGGACCCAGAGGCCAAGACTTTCTCAGAGTCTTTCATTCCCAGCGAGGGGAATTCTCGCAAACGGTTCGAAGAAGATCACCGATGGCAAGCCGGTGAAAACCAATGCAAAACACACCGAAGCAAATGGTACTGTTAGTGGGCCTTCTTCGAGGCGGACTACTTTAGCGTCTGTGCCTAGCATTCGACAATCCCTG GTTGGAAAGTCCAGTTTGGTGAACAAATCTCTCAATGATCCACCATCCAAAGACTCTCA ATCACAtgatcaaaacaaaaaagtggCAGCAAAAGCACTGTCTGTTAAAGATGATGAGGATACACGATCAAGTAGCTC CACTCCTCGTTCTCAACGGAGGATCAGTGGTTCTGGATTTAACTTCAGGTTGGATGAGCGTGctgagaaaaggaaagag TTCTTTTCGAAGCTAGAAGAGAAGACTCACGTGAAGGAAGTAGAAAGAACTAACTTGCAGGCAAAAACAAAG GAGAGCCAAGAGGCAGAGATCAAGCAACTTAGGAAGAGCTTGACATTTAAAGCTGCACCAATGCCAAATTTCTACAAAGAACCTCCTCCAAAGATTGAACTGAAGAAG ATACCAACCACACGTCCAATTTCACCAAAGCTTGGAAGACACAAAAGCTCCAGTACTGCTGCAGAAAATTCCTTGGAAGTTGGTGGAACTTGTCGGAGCCCGCGTCCAAGCTTGGACCACAATAAGTTAGCCAAAGGAGAGCAGGAAAACCACAGTGGAGATTCTGTTGCTTCAAAGAAGCCTCTTAGAAAATCCCTCTCCAAGCTCTCATCTCAGAAATCCATGAAGTCTACAGAAAAGCCTCTGAAGTTGAAAGCAAAGACCACAGATGTTGGAAATGTAAACCATAatgaagaaacccaagaaaaccAAGACAAATCTCTTGACTGTGTTGACTCTGAAGCAAGGACTGAAGTCGAGTGTGATAAGAACCCCACAGAGAAAGACGAGACAATCAACTTACCTGAACCTGAAATTACTTCTGAAGAAGTTGGTGTCAAAGGTTAA